Proteins encoded within one genomic window of Oryza glaberrima chromosome 12, OglaRS2, whole genome shotgun sequence:
- the LOC127757545 gene encoding heavy metal-associated isoprenylated plant protein 33-like, translating into MSKEEVLKIQTCVLKVNIHCDGCQKKVKKILHKIEGVYQTSIDAEQGKVTVSGLVDPATIIKKLNKAGKPAELWGSKVGVAAVNNQFQKLHLDGGGGGKGQPKDGGGKGHPKDAGGKGQKGGGGGGGGNGGGGSKDVKMMMPPQMPQPTPQQLQQLQQQLQMKGLKLPQFMDAAKMAPFAAAAPIKDPKSVKFNLPPEDDFGDDGSEFDDEFDEFDDEDDFDDDGLDEDYFDDPKMMKQMAMPPPNAGGGGDKKGGGKKGGGGNEIPVQIKGNANNAAGGGGKKDAGGKQNQGGGGGNGKNGGGGGQPNNAKGGGAPNGGGNHPAQGKKGGGGGGGGGQGGGVGGPMGGMPAQQQAMMMRPNMMGGGAGFPGMGQMGGGPMTMPMAHHPHMGSAQGGGAGAVQGMPPAAFYQGGGGGGGGGMPSGPEMLQAAAAAGNPMAQQQYMAMMQQQQQQMMMNGQGHHGHGHHHGHHGHGGGAAPAGYPAMGYGYGRPPMPYPMHYPMQPHPHADPYNYFSDENPNSCSVM; encoded by the exons ATGAGTAAGGAGGAAGTCCTCAAGATTCAG ACTTGTGTGCTGAAAGTGAACATCCACTGTGATGGGTGCCAGAAGAAGGTCAAGAAGATCCTCCACAAGATCGAAG GTGTGTACCAGACTAGCATTGACGCTGAGCAGGGGAAGGTGACGGTGTCCGGCCTGGTGGATCCGGCCACCATTATCAAGAAGCTCAACAAGGCCGGCAAGCCGGCGGAGCTATGGGGTTCCAAGgtcggggtggcggcggtgaacAACCAGTTTCAGAAGCTCCaccttgacggcggcggcggcggcaagggccaGCCCAAGGATGGCGGCGGCAAGGGGCATCCCAAGGACGCCGGCGGCAAGGGccagaagggcggcggcggcggcggcggtggcaacggtggaggcggcagcAAAGACGTGAAGATGATGATGCCGCCGCAGATGCCGCAGCCGACGCCGCAGCAGcttcagcagctgcagcagcagctgcagatgAAGGGGCTGAAGCTGCCGCAGTTCATGGACGCCGCCAAGATGGCGCCgttcgcggcggccgcgccgatCAAGGACCCCAAGTCCGTCAAGTTCAACCTTCCCCCCGAGGATGACTTCGGCGACGATGGCAGCGAGTTTGATGACGAGTTCGATGAGTTTGACGATGAGGACGAtttcgacgacgacggcctcgACGAGGACTACTTCGACGATCCCAAGATGATGAAGCAGATGGCCATGCCGCCACcaaacgccggcggcggcggcgacaagaaGGGTGGCGGCAAgaagggcggcggtggcaacgaGATCCCCGTGCAGATCAAGGGGAACGCTAacaacgccgccggcggcggcggcaagaaagACGCCGGTGGCAAGCAGAACCAAGGTGGCGGAGGCGGTAACGgcaagaacggcggcggcggtgggcagcCGAACAACGCCAAGGGTGGCGGCGCCccgaacggcggcggcaaccatCCTGCTCAGGggaagaagggcggcggcggcggcggcggtggcggccaggGCGGCGGTGTCGGTGGGCCGATGGGCGGCATGCCGGCGCAGCAGCAGGCCATGATGATGAGGCCGAACATGATGGGGGGCGGTGCCGGTTTCCCCGGAATGGGCCAGATGGGCGGCGGGCCCATGACCATGCCGATGGCCCACCACCCCCACATGGGGAGCgcccagggcggcggcgccggcgccgtgcagGGCATGCCACCGGCGGCGTTCtaccagggcggcggcggcggcggtggcggcggcatgccGTCCGGCCCAGAGATGCtgcaggccgcggcggcggccggcaaccCCATGGCCCAGCAGCAGTACATGGccatgatgcagcagcagcagcagcagatgatgATGAACGGCCAAGGCCACCacggccatggccaccaccacggTCAccatggccacggcggcggcgctgctccggcgGGGTACCCGGCGATGGGGTACGGGTACGGCCGGCCGCCGATGCCGTACCCGATGCACTACCCGATGCAGCCCCACCCGCATGCCGATCCCTACAACTACTTCAGCGACGAGAACCCAAACAGCTGCTCAGTGATGTGA
- the LOC127757908 gene encoding stem-specific protein TSJT1-like — MLGVFSGDVVEVPAELVAAGSRTPSPKTRASELVSRFLGGAEPAVSVQLGDLGHLAYSHANQALLRPRSFAAKDDIFCLFEGVLDNLGNLNQQYGLSKGANEVLLVIEAYKTLRDRAPYPASFMLSQLAGSYAFVLFDKSTSTLLVASDPEGKVSLYWGITADGSVAFSDNIDLLKGSCGKSLAPFPQGCFYSNALGVGGLKCYENPKHKVTAVPAKEEEICGATFKVEGSTILTALH; from the exons ATGTTGGGAGTGTTCAGCGGCGACGTGGTGGAGGTGCCGGCGGAGCTGGTGGCCGCCGGCAGCCGGACGCCGTCGCCGAAGACGCGGGCGTCGGAGCTGGTCAGCCgcttcctcggcggcgccgagccGGCCGTGTCCGTGCAGCTCGGCGACCTCGGCCACCTCGCCTACTCCCATGCCAACCAAGCCCTCCTCCGCCCAAG GTCATTTGCAGCAAAAGATGACATCTTCTGCCTGTTCGAGGGAGTCCTGGACAATCTTGGCAACCTGAACCAGCAGTATGGTCTGTCCAAGGGTGCCAATGAGGTGCTCCTTGTGATCGAGGCGTACAAGACGCTGAGAGACAGAGCACCTTACCCTGCTAGCTTCATGCTCTCGCAGCTCGCCGGCAGCTACGCCTTTGTGCTCTTCGACAAGTCCACCTCCACCCTCCTTGTGGCCTCT GATCCGGAGGGAAAGGTGTCTCTGTATTGGGGGATTACTGCTGATGGATCTGTTGCCTTCTCTGACAACATTGACCTGCTTAAAGGATCGTGTGGCAAGTCTCTTGCACCTTTCCCACAAG GCTGCTTCTATTCCAATGCTCTTGGAGTTGGAGGCTTGAAGTGCTATGAGAACCCAAAGCACAAGGTGACCGCAGTTCCtgccaaagaagaagaaatttgCGGTGCAACCTTCaag GTGGAAGGATCTACAATCCTCACAGCGCTGCATTAG